GACCGCGTTGCAGGTGGTAAAGGAAGTCCTGGGTATCGACTTGGGCGGGCAAGGCCCGGTTGAAGGCATAGCGTCCATCGGCAAATTGAATGAAACGTGAGACCGCGTGTCGGCCGAGGTCCGGTTCAAGGGCATAGCGCAAGCGCGAGAGCAACACGAGCACCGCCGTGCGGGAGGTGTCCTGGTCACCATAGAGCAATTCCGTCAGGCTTTCCTTGCTGACGCCGTCGGGGTGCGCCAGCAGGAAAGCCAGGATCAACTTGGTCTTGAAGCCTCGCCAGGCTTTGGCCGGAACCACCTCGCCCTGCAGCGAGACGCTCATCTCGCCAAAGGTCTCGATGCGAATCAATGGGGCGATCTCGCCGGCAGGCTTGGGCGCCAGCGATTGACCTCTCGGCTGCGACGAGATACTTCCGCGGTGGCGCGATTCGTGTTCCTTCAGGTGCAAAAACCCCAAGGCATCCGCCAGGCGATCGGCCTCCTGCCAGGCCGCAGAGGCCTCCTCTGTGCGCTCGAGTCCCTGCAGCCAGCGGGCGTGGTAATAGGCCACTTGCGCCTGCCGGTAGCGGTAACCGAGCCGTTCGCAATGGGCACGGACCGTCGGTAGCAGCGGCCCGATCGCCTCGGGTTGGCCCGCTGCGAGCCACAACTCGAGTTGCTGGATCGCGAGGTCGAGCATCGGGGCCTCGCTCAATCCCAGGCTCATCAGCTCGATGCCCTGGTCGAGCAGGCCCTGCGCCCGCGCGTGCTGGTCGAGGTAGAGGGCCACCTCGGCGCGGGCGGCGTAGGCCTTGGCGGCGGTCAGACGGTCCTGGAGCGCCAGGGCGCCATCGCGAGCCGCCTCGAAGTGTCCGTCGGCTCGACGCACATCCCCCAGGCCCAGGGCCGCCGCGCCCAGGGCTACCTCGGCATACAGGATATCTCGCCGCGAGCGTAGCAATCGGGCCAGATCCAAGGCCCGCTCGGCCGCCCGCCAGGCTTCTTCGAAGTGGCCTTCGTAGGTGAGGATCGCGGCGATGTTGTTGTGGGTCATCGGGGGGGGCATCCGGCCCGCCCGTTCGGACTGAACGACCGCCTCCCGGCAAGAGGCGAGGCCCTCGGCGAACTGGCCCGAACGGGTGTAGCAGAGGCCCAGATTGACGAGGGCCTTGGCTTGCCCGACGGGGTCCTCCAGTTGCCGATAGAGCGAAAGGGCGTGTTGGTATTCGGTAATCGCGCGTCCGAGGTCGTGGTTGGAAAAGGCCAAGGCCCCTTGGAGGTTGGCGCAGAAGGCACGGCTGGGAAGGTCGGCGAGGTTCAGGGCGCTGGCCCCTAGGCTCAGCACCTGTTCGGCCCGGGGATCCTGGCGTCCCAGATGAATGGCGGCCTGATGAACCAGCGCCCGCGCGGCCCAGGGCGATTCACCCCCGAGCTGCTCGGCCAGCTCGAAACAGGCCATGGCCTGGTCGTATTCGCCCCACTGACGCAACACCTCGCCATGCAGGAATGACAAGGCGGCGGAACGGGCCCGAAAATCCGGGGGAAAACGCGTCAGCAGGCCCTTCAGGCGATCCAGCTGATTCTTTTCCAACAAGGCCCCCGACACGTCGACCAGAATCTGTTCCGCCTCTTCGAGGGCGCCGGCCTGCAACAGCAGTTCCAGGGCCAGATCGGGTTGTGCCTGGGCGAGATGGGCGCCGGCCCGCCGAGCCAGCCGGGCCAGCGCCTCAGGCGTGAGAACTTCGCTCAAGCGGCTCCGCAGGAAGCGGCGAAAGGAGGGCTGGTAATGAAAGACCTGCCCAAGGGTGTCGAGCTCCGCTCCCCCCGCTTCGCCCGGAGACAACGGCACCAGGAGTTGTTGGGCGCGCAGACGTCGGATGTGATCCGCCGCGTCTGCGAAGCCCAGGCCTTCCCGACAGACGGCCGCCTCCACGTGCGGCAACAGGGCGGTTTGAAGCATGAACGCCTGGTTTTCAGGGGCCTGTTTGTGCAGAATTTCCTCGGCCAAGTAGTCGTGCCAGGCGGTGGGGTGATCGAGTTCCCGGAACAGGAGGGATGCCCCCTCACTCCCCGCGTGCGCGACCGCCTGAGCCGCCAGGATCAGGCTGGCCACCCAACCATCGGTTTGATGGGCCAGAGCCAGGGACTCGGTGGGCGAGAGCGTCAGCCCGGAAAAGGCTGCCAGAAGCTCTTGCCCTTCGGCCGCCTGAAAGCGCAGCTCGCGCTGCCCCAGTTCGACCAGTTGCCGCTTGACCCGCAATGGGCCGAGCGGCAGGGGCGGGGATTCCCGACTCGTCAACAGCAACTGCCACTGGTCGGGAATATCGCGAACGAGTAACCGTAACGCTTCCTGGATGGCGGCAGAGTGGCCCACGTGATGGACATCGTCCAGCACCAGGACCCCGCCGTCCTCCGCCCGCACGGCGAGCTCCTCGGCGAGCAGCCCGACCACGGTGGCCGTCGCTGCATCCAGGTTGCTGCTCGAACGGACCAGCTCGGTGGCCCGTCCGCCCAGATCTGGGAGGTCGACACGCAAGGCGGCCACCAAGGTGCTCAGGAAGGTGCCGAGGTCGCCGTCCGTCTCATCCAGGCCGTACCAGCCGCAAGGGAGCCCACTCTCCCGGGCGTAGGCCGCGGCTAGTGTGCTTTTACCGTATCCCGGTCCGCCGATGACGACGGTCAAACATCGCTCCGGGGAGAGCCCATCCCGCAGGCGGGCGTGCAAGGCTGGCCGCGCGACGTGAGGGCTGGGCAAGCGCGGCAACGTGATCTTGCGTGGGAGAGGGCCCGTGGACACGTGTCCAACGTTCCCTCTCCCCGCGTGACTCAAACCTGACCAGGTATTCCCCTGCTGACCGGGAGCTCAGACCTCGCTGGCGGCCAGGGCCACACGTTGGCGGCTGATGCGGGCGATTTCCCGGAAGAATTCGATGCCCTTTTCCTCCTTCAGCGCAGTGCCACCCCGCTTTCCGATGGTCGCAAAGAACTCCGATCCGTACTTATCGCGAGTTTTCTGACCTCCTTTGCGACCGATCGCCTGGAAGAACTCCCGGTCCTTTTTACGTTTCGCGCGTTTCGGGGCCTTTTTCGAGGGCATGAGCGTTGCGGGCACGACGGATACCTCCTAGTCGATGATGGGGACAAAATGTTTCGCAGATTCATTAAGAAATATATTGATTCAATGGGGAGGTGTCGCGCAGTCTGAGCCTTTGCCGCGCTCGGCCGGGTCCCCCAGGCATGCCTTAATAAAACTACATTAAGAAATGTAACACAGTCTGGACAGGCTGGCGAGTCCCCTGACGAAAAACGTCGACAAAAGTGGCAAGAAATCTTTAGTCGCCCTCTTGAAGGCCCGCTGGCAGCGTGGCGCGCGCTTTTGCACGCCATTCGTGCGGCTGTTACAATGCGCGATGCGCCGTCCAAAGAAGGAGAGATCCCCATGAGCAGCTTCGAGGAAACCAACTACTATTTCCGGCAAGCCGCGAAGGTCATGGACCTGGGGCAGCGCGTTCAGGACCTGCTGCTGAACCCTTATCGCGAGATCACCGTCAACATCCCCCTGGAGCTCGATAGCGGCGAGATCAGGGTGTTCACGGGGTACCGCATCCAGCACAACAAGTCACGTGGGCCGCTCAAAGGGGGACTTCGCTACCATCCCCAGGTCGACCTGGATGAGACGCGCTCGCTGGCCTCCTTGATGACGTGGAAGACCGCCATCGTCGACATCCCTTTCGGCGGGGGCAAGGGCGGCATCACGGTGGACACCCAAACCCTTTCCGAGCGCGAAATCGAGCGCCTGACGCGCAAGTTCATCGAGCAGATCCATGAGAGCATCGGTCCGATGAAAGACATCCCAGCGCCGGATATGAATACCAACGCCCAGGTGATGGCTTACGTGATGAACGAATATTCCAAGTTCTACGGCCACTCTCCCGCCGTCGTCACGGGCAAACCACTCGACCTGCACGGCTCCGAGGGCCGGGAAGAAGCCACGGGACGTGGCGTGATGTACATCGCGGAGGAAGCGCTCAAGACGATGGGGCGTTCCCTGGCCGGGGCCACCTTCGTGATCCAGGGGTTCGGCAACGTGGGCTCCCACGCCTGCCGCCTGATCGCGGAAGCGGGTGGCAAGATCCTCGCCACCAGTGACGTCCATGGCGGCATTTACAATCCTGAGGGGCTCGACATCCCTGCGCTCCTGGCCCACGTGGCGACGCATCGCACGGTCAAAGGCTTTGCTGGTGCCCAGGCCCTCTCGAACGAGGCCTTGTTGACCCTGCCCTGTGACGTGTTGGTGCCGGCGGCGTTGGGCCACGTGTTGACCGCAGAAAATGCCGCGGAAGTTCAAACGCGCCTGATCATCGAGGCCGCGAATGCCCCCACCACGCCGCAAGCTGATGAGATTTTTGAGCGACGGGGTATCATGGTAGTACCGGACATTCTCGCCAACGCCGGCGGAGTTACGGTATCCTATTTCGAGTGGACGCAGAACATTCAGCAGTTCAGCTGGGACCTCGAAAAGGTAAACGCGGAACTGCAACGTATTATGTTCCGGGCGTTCCACACCGTGTATAAGGTGGCCACCGAAAAGAATCTGAGCATGCGCACGGCGGCTTTTGTGGTGGGCATCGGCCGGGTTGGAAAGGCCACGGTCTTGCAGGGAATCGCCTGAACCGGGACCGGAAACCCCCTGTTTCGGACAATGACGTCCGATATTTCGATGAAGAAAGAGGGAAATCCGATGGAAATGACCATGGTGCCCACGGCGTTCTATGACCTCGCCATTTTCAAGGGACTGGCGCGCGACGAAGTCGACACCATCGGCAGGTTGGCCAACCCCCGGAACTTCGCCAAGGGCGATGTGCTCTTCCAGGAACGGAATGCTGCCAACTATCTCGACATCATTTGGTCGGGAGCGGTGGAAATTAAAAAGAATGATTGCGATGGCGAGGCCCGCGTGATCACGGTGATCCAGGCGCCCGGCGTGATCGGGGAGATGAGCCTGATGAGCGGCCAGGCCCGCTCCTGCACCGGAACAGCCATCTCGGACGTGATGTTGTATCGGATTCGCCGGGAAGACTTCATGGCCGAGATCGACAAGGGCACTTTGGCGGCACACAAGGTGGTCTTCAATCTTGCGCAACTGATGAGTGCCCGCCTGCGCTCCGTGGATGAAAAACTCGTGGACCTCCTCAATGAGAAGGACGAGGTCACGGTCGAAGTTCGCGGCAGCGAGTTGTCCGACTTCCGCAAGAAGCTCTTCAACGAATGGGCTTTCTGACGCAGCCTCAACTGCGCCGGATGGCTTCGTCCGGAATCAAGAGGCGCGTCACAACCTGACCCGCGGCCACCGCGGCCACGATCTCGGTCACGTCTTCGGGCGTGACCTTGCCGTACCAGGTGCCAGCAGGATACACCACCATCACGGGGCCCCACGCGCAGGTATCGACACAAGTGCTGCCGTCGAATTCTACCTGGGCTCTCAGGCCTTGCCCGGTGATGGTTTCCTTGAGCTTGGCCAGCACCTCGGCCCCGCCGCGAAGCTTGCAGCAGCCGCGCGGGTTGTCGGCAGCTCGCTCGTTTTGACAGACGAAAATATGGTGTTGAGGTTTGGGCACGGGTCAGGCCTGCATCAGCGCGTCCAGGTCCTGACGCAGGCTGACTTCCAAGGCGGAGCGGTCGCGGGAGTAGCCCTTGCGTCCTTCGCCCAGGTCAAAGACGTGGCGAGCCGTGCCGCCCAGCTCGACCAGGCCACGGTAAACCAGCCGCGCCCCACTCTCCACCGTGAACGGCTCTCCCATCAGGCCGGGGTCGCCGTGCAGCGTGAGCGCTTCGGTGACGTGGTACAAGCGGTCTACCTGGAAATTGAAGATGGGCATCGAAACACTCCAGTTCAAGGGAGAGGGGAAACCTCGGGGCGTCCAAGCACGCGGGCCTCAGTGAGCCGCGCGCCCCATCCTGCCAGGTCGACCTGGCCAGAGAACACGTGATCGGCGGGGCCTGTCAGCCAGACCGCATCATCCTCCGCCCACGTCACGTGCAGTGTACCACCCGGCAGGTGCACGGCCACCTGTCGATTCACCAGGCCCTCCCGGGCAACGACCACCGCCGCTGCACAGGCACCGGTTCCGCAGGCCATCGTGGCGCCGACCCCCCGCTCCCACACCTGCATCCGGATCTCTGCCGGGTTGATCACGCTGATGAACTCGACGTTGGTGCGCTGCGGGAAGCGGGGGTCACGCTCCAGCAAGGGGCCCCAGCGAGAGAGTGGAACGAGCTGCGCATCGGGCACGAGCAGGACCGCGTGCGGATTGCCCATCGAAACTGCTGTCATTGGCAGGGTCTGGCCCTCCAGCGTCACGGGCTCCCCCCTGCATTCCTCCGCCGCCGGACCCAGCATCGGAATGTCGGCCCGCCGCCAACCTGGTTGACCCATCGCCAGGCGCACCTGGCCATCGCCCTGGCACACGGCCTCCCGAGGGCCGGCACCGGTCTGCACCGTGACCAGCGTGTCACTTGGCAGCGACCCCTGGTCGAACCACCAGCGCACGGCGCAACGCAGGCCATTCCCGCACATCTCGGGCTCGGAACCGTCCGCGTTGATGACTCGCATGCGCCGTTCGGGGGATTCGGCAGATGACAGCAACAAAATCCCATCCGCTCCGACGCCGCGATGGCGATCGCAGAGGCGAGGCGCCCATTCGACCCAGTCCAGTGCTTGCAGTTCCGAGGTCGCTTCGAGCAGGATGAAATCGTTGGCGGTGCCTTGGTATTTCCAGAATCTCAGGGTCACGTGGGCTGCCCTTCCTCCGAGGCCTCGTATTGTAGACCGCGCTGACCGCCGTGTCATGAGGGGCTGTCACGCCCTCGCCCAGTCGCGTAACCATCCCTCTGCCGTCGTGAAGAGGGTGTCGTCGCTGTCCTCCGGTTTGCGAACCAGCCAGCGAATGCGTCGTTCTGCTCGAAACCAGGTCAGCTGTCGTTTGGCGTAGTTGCGCGTGCGTTGGGCCATGGTGGCGATCGCCTGATTCAGGTCGAGTTCGTGCTGCAAGTAAGCACTCATTTCCGCATATCCAAGCGTGTTCAGCAGAGGCAATTCCCAGCCCCAACGGGCCGCCAGGGTTTCCACTTCCGCCAGAAAGCCGGCCTCCAGCATCCGCGTCACCCGCGCATCGATGCGCTCATAGAGGTCCTGACGCGGCGCGCTGACCCCGATCATCAACACGCGATAGGGGCAAGGCCGGGTGGCTTGCTGGGCGCTGATGGGAATGCCGGTCAGATGGAACACCTCCAGGGCTCGCACGATCCGGAAGGTGTCGTTGGGGTGAAGTCGCTGGGCGGCTGCCGGGTCGACCGCTGCCAGCGCCTGGTGCGGGTCCGGGAGGGCGGCCAGGCGTTCTCGCAGAGCGGGGTCTGGGGCTTGCGGTGGAATCGTCAGGCCGTCCAGCAGCGCACGCACGTAAAGGCCCGTCCCACCCACCAGGAAAGGCAGGTAGCCCTCCGCCCGACGGGCCGCCACGGCGGCCGCTGCATCGCGCTGAAAGTCCGACACGGTGTAAGGCTGCGAGGGGCAGACCGTGCTCACCATGTCGTGGGGAACCCTGGCCCGCTCGGCTGCACTGGGAGTGGCGGTCCCGATGTCGAAGCCCTCGTAAATCTGGCGGGAATCTGCCGAGATGATGGCGCCTCGATGGGCCTCGGCCAGACGCAGGGCGAGGTCGCTCTTGCCCGCCCCGGTCGGGCCAACCACCACCACCAGGGGGGGGCCGTCGGGATTCCCCTGGACCAAACCGTCCGGGGCCGGCGGGTAGCACTCATGGGGTGGTTTGAACCTTGTCATGGCGGCATGGTAAGTCCCAGGAAAGCGACGCGCAATCAGGGAAGCCTCCGCCTACCTGTTGCTGGCCGTGTTATGCTGAAGGCCGGGATCGCTCCAGGAGTATCGATAACCCTATGGCAGCCAGTTTTTCGGGCATTTTGGTGACGGTGATCGTGTTGGGCATTTTGATTGCCATTCACGAGGCTGGTCATTTTCTTGCCGCCAAGTCCCTGCACATCCCGGTCAGACAGTTCGCCATCGGCTTCGGCAGCCGGGTGGTGGGCTTCCGCTGGGGGGAGACCGAATGCCGCCTCAACTGGATTCCCCTGGGAGGCTACTGCGCCTTCGCCGATGACCAGGAACCTGAGCCGGTCGAAGGGATAGCGGAGGAGCCTCCGCCGCCGGAGGCCTTGCTGCGCAACCGGCCCATCTGGCAGCGCACCTGGGTGGTCAGCGCGGGCGTCATCTTCAATTTCGTCTCCGCCTGGTTAATTCTGTTCGGTTCCAACCTCGGTCTTGGGATTCCCACCGGACATCAGGTCATCAGCGTCAAGGCGGTCACGCCGAACACCCCTGCGGCCAAGGCCGGTCTGCTGCCGGGAGACCGCTTCCTCACCTTGGGCGGGAAACCGGTTGAGCAGTTCGAGGGCTTCCGAGCCTACCTGCAGACGCACAAGGGGAAAACTATCCCGGTCGAGGTTCAGCGGGATGGTAAAGCCGTGCTGCTCAGCGCGGTGCCGGATGCCGACGGCCGTCTGGGTTTCCGACCCAGTTTGCAAGGGGAGCGGCGTCCCGCTGAGGGATTGGGTGAGGTCGTTCGCTCGGCCACGGACCAGCAGATCAAGTTCACGGTGATGCTGTCACAGGCACTCTGGGGCCTCGTCTCCGCACCTTCTGAAAAGATGGACCAGATAGGCGGACCGGTGGCCGTGGTGGCCATGGGCGACCAGGTTTACCAGGGGGACCCCTGGTTGTTGCTGGAATTCGCCGTGATTCTTTCGATCGAGCTGGCCATCTTCAACTTGTTGCCCTTGCCGGCCCTCGATGGAGGGCACCTGGTGCTGCTGGCGATCGAGAAGGTGCGCCGCAGACCGCTGCCACGGGCCGTCGAAGAACGGATCCTGGTCGCGGGTTTCGTGCTGATCATGGGGCTTGGCATGATGCTGATTCTCAAGGATATCTTCAGTCTGCCGGCCATGTACGGGCCGGCCCCCACGCCGGGCCCCTCAGCGCCATCTTCTCCGCCCCCGGTTCGCTGACCTGCGCCGCTGCTTTGCTGCCGGCCCGAGGTGGGCAGCGGGACGTATGACGCGTTCACGGGCGTGATGCGCCCGCCTGCCCACCCGCGGGGCCCCAACGAGTGGGCGGGCGCTGAAGCGCCGCAGGTAGCGTCAAAAAAACCGCAGGCGCGTCGTGCGGCCTGCGGAGTGGGGCTGGCTGGTCGTCTGCGCGGGCGCTCCCGCCAGCGTGGTGGCTTCAGAAGCGCAATCCGGTGCCCAGGGTCAGGCTGGGCAACCATTCACTGGTAAACGGCGTGTTGGCCGCTGGCACGGCGCCCGGCCATTGTGCCATTCCGCCTTCCAGGAAAAGCCCCCAGCTGGTGCTGGGGTGCCACCACAGACCCAGCGCACCGCTGCCCAGAAACGCTCCCTGGGCATTGCCCTGCAGCGGAGACATCCCTTGCAGCCGCAGATGGGCACCATACGAATGCACGGGCCGCCAGTAAGTGAGGGCGCCGTAACTGATGCCACTCAGCACGGCCTGACCGTCCGTGAGGGTGCGTGCCCCGACGTAGGGCTGCAAGTGCCAGCCTGTGGCAAGCGGCAACGCGTAGCCCAGGTCGCCTTCGAGGCCGTACTGCCTCGCGCCGTTCGCGCTGACGGCGGTCTGCGCGTCGGCCATCACGAAGACTGGGCCCATGTAGAGCGCGCCGCGTGCCAGGCCACCCGCCGCAGGGGCGCCCGCAAACCCCGCTCCGGCCCCCAGGGCCAGCGGGAGGTCTTCCTGGAAGCGCAAACTGCTGGCGACCTTTTCCGCTTCCCGTTCCTGCTGTCGCTCTTGGGTCTTTTCGACCAGGGCGACCACCAGGGGGAAGGTCTGAGCGGCCGAGGCCGCGAACTGGTAGCGCGTCAGTTCCTCGCTGCCCCGGAAGGTGGCGTCGGGGAAACCGACCATCACCTGGTAGCGGTCCGCTACGTCCTTGACTTCATTGTAAGCCCAGGCCGTGCGCGGCACGTCAGAGAAGGTGAAGATCTGAGGCTTTTGCACGCTGGGGTCCACTACCCCGCGCGCTTCGCCCAGACGCATCAACCGGTGCACCACCTTGGCCATTTCGTAGCGGGTGACTTGCTTGTAACTTTCAAGGGTGTTGGAGGTGACCCCGGGAACCCCCTCGAACAAGCGGTAGTGATTGGCCAGGCGCAAGACCGCCTCGCGTACCTCGGCGCCTTCGGGAAGATCCTGGAAGGCATAGCCCCCCAACCCCTCCGTCCGCCAGCTCACCTTGGTTTGTTTTTCGAGCAGACGAATCAGTTCGTCAACCGCCAGGGCGAGCTGGATGCGGGTGAACGGGAGTTCGCCTCGGAAGGTCTGGTCCGGATATCCCTTCATGAAGGCCTTCTCGACGGCCACCAGGGTGACCGCGCGTTCGGCCCAGTGGTTTTCAGGAAGGTCCTTGAACGTGGTCGAGGCGCGTTGGGCTTGGGCCGGAGACGCAACCATCAGGGCGGCGGCAACGGCCAGGGCGGCGGCGGGATATTTGAAGCGCATCAGCGGCAACCTCCATGTTGGCTCGGGGATGGCTAAACATTTTAGCTGGTTTCGGGCGACGCCGCAGTGATCGTCGCGCGTCTCCAGGCGCCCCTGCTCATGATTCCCGGTATAATGAGCAGCCGGGCCCCTGAAGGGCCCCCTTCAGTTGCGAGGTTGCACGCCACCATGACCACGACCCTGCCATTCTCCGCACCGCGTTCTCAGGCGCTCTGGACCGAGGCGCAGCAGTTGATTCCGGGCGGGGTGAACAGTCCGGTGCGGGCCTTCAAAAGCGTGGGCGGGGATCCGGTCTTTGTGGCGCGCGCTGAGGGCGCTTGGCTTGAAGACGTGGACGGCCGCACCTACGTCGACATGATTGGCGCCTGGGGACCGATGATCTTGGGGCATGCCCATCCTGTGGTGCGAGAGGCGCTCACGCGGGCCGCGGCGGATGGCTTTGCCTTTGGGGCGCCCACAGCGGCCGAGGTCGATATGGCCAGGGCGATCCGGCGGGCCATGCCGGCCATGGAGATGGTGCGTCTGGTGAATTCCGGAACGGAAGCCACCATGAGTGCGTTGCGCCTGGCTCGGGCCTTCACCGGCCGTGACAAGATCGTCAAGTTCAGCGGCTGTTACCACGGCCACGCTGATTTCCTGCTGGTGAAGGCCGGTTCCGGCGTCGCCACGCTTGGTCTGCCCGACAGCCCAGGGGTGCCGGCCGCGGTCACCGCCAACACCCTGACGGCTGACTTCAATGACCGCGCCAGTGTCGAGCGTCTCTTCTCCGCCCACGGAGCCGAGATTGCCGGCGTGATTGTCGAACCGGTGGTGGGCAACTCCGGGACCGTCGCTCCCGAGGCGGATTTTCTGGGCTACCTGCGGGAGGTGACCCGGCAGCACGGCGCGTTGCTGATTTTCGACGAGGTGATGACCGGTTTTCGGGTGGCTTACGGCGGGGCTCAGGCGCTTTACGGCGTCACGCCCGATCTGACGTGTCTCGGGAAAATCGTGGGGGGTGGGGTGCCCGTGGGGGCATACGGCGGGCGCGCCGACATCATGGCCACCGTCGCTCCGGCCGGGCCGATGTATCAGGCCGGGACGATGAGCGGCAACCCCCTGGCCACGGCCGCCGGTTTGGCGACCCTGACCTTGCTGGCGGAGTCGGGCGTGTACGAACGGCTGGAAGCGACCTCCGCCGCGATCGAACAGGCCCTGAGGGCCGCCGCGCAAGCGGCCGACGTTCGGATCGTGCTGAATCGGGTCGGCTCGATGCTCACGGTCTTTTTCACGGACGAGCCCGTGACGGGCTGGCCCACGGCCGATCGTTGTGATCGCAAGGCCTACGGGGTCTTTTTTCACGCCATGCTGTCCCACGGGGTCTATTTCCCACCGGCGCAATTCGAGGCCTGCTTCATCTCCCTGGCTCACGGGGAGCGGGAGGTGGCGGCGATCGCCGCGGCGGCGCGAGCGGCCTTCCGCGCCGTTGCTGAATTCCGGCAAGGGGCTTGAAAGGCAGGCGCGCGGCGATGGTTTTCGGCATCCTCCCACGACCTCTGACGACACTGTCCTTGCTCCTTGCCTTGCTGGCCGGCTGCGATCGGGGGGCCAACCCCCTGATTCCCCAATTGCGGCCGGTCGAAGGGGGCTGGGTGTCGAGCGAATTTGGGATGCGGGAAGCCCATCCGGTGCTGGGCACCATGCCCGGGCGCTTGCATGAGGGCTACGACTTCGCGGTGGCCGAGGGGTCGCCCATCCGGGCGACCATGGCGGGGGAAGTCGTCTACGCCGGCTGGCGTGGGGGCTACGGAAAAACCGTTGTTGTGGCCCATCGTGAGGGCCTTTCCACCTTGTATGGCCACGCCCGCGAGCTGCTAGTGTCTCCCGGGGACACGGTGGCCGCCGGGGAGGTCCTGGCGCTGGTGGGGAGCACGGGGCTGTCCACCGGACCGCACCTGCACTACGAGTTACGCAGGCACGACGTGCCGATCGATCCGGGTGGTTTTTTGCCCGATGGCACTGCGCCGCTGCCGCGTCCTTGGAGTGACGACGTGCCTGGAGCAGGGTCGTTTCCTGGGGCCTCTGTCGGCGGCCCCTCCACCGGTGCACCGCCCGAACCGGGCCAGCTCTGGCTCGAGGCGGCGGTGGAATGTGACCGTCCCGCGCGGACCTGGGAGTAGCGCCAGGCCCGGGAGCGGAAGCGGCTCTGTGCGTCGTCATGACCAGGC
The sequence above is a segment of the Candidatus Sericytochromatia bacterium genome. Coding sequences within it:
- a CDS encoding S-layer homology domain-containing protein, translating into MRFKYPAAALAVAAALMVASPAQAQRASTTFKDLPENHWAERAVTLVAVEKAFMKGYPDQTFRGELPFTRIQLALAVDELIRLLEKQTKVSWRTEGLGGYAFQDLPEGAEVREAVLRLANHYRLFEGVPGVTSNTLESYKQVTRYEMAKVVHRLMRLGEARGVVDPSVQKPQIFTFSDVPRTAWAYNEVKDVADRYQVMVGFPDATFRGSEELTRYQFAASAAQTFPLVVALVEKTQERQQEREAEKVASSLRFQEDLPLALGAGAGFAGAPAAGGLARGALYMGPVFVMADAQTAVSANGARQYGLEGDLGYALPLATGWHLQPYVGARTLTDGQAVLSGISYGALTYWRPVHSYGAHLRLQGMSPLQGNAQGAFLGSGALGLWWHPSTSWGLFLEGGMAQWPGAVPAANTPFTSEWLPSLTLGTGLRF
- the hemL gene encoding glutamate-1-semialdehyde 2,1-aminomutase, with protein sequence MTTTLPFSAPRSQALWTEAQQLIPGGVNSPVRAFKSVGGDPVFVARAEGAWLEDVDGRTYVDMIGAWGPMILGHAHPVVREALTRAAADGFAFGAPTAAEVDMARAIRRAMPAMEMVRLVNSGTEATMSALRLARAFTGRDKIVKFSGCYHGHADFLLVKAGSGVATLGLPDSPGVPAAVTANTLTADFNDRASVERLFSAHGAEIAGVIVEPVVGNSGTVAPEADFLGYLREVTRQHGALLIFDEVMTGFRVAYGGAQALYGVTPDLTCLGKIVGGGVPVGAYGGRADIMATVAPAGPMYQAGTMSGNPLATAAGLATLTLLAESGVYERLEATSAAIEQALRAAAQAADVRIVLNRVGSMLTVFFTDEPVTGWPTADRCDRKAYGVFFHAMLSHGVYFPPAQFEACFISLAHGEREVAAIAAAARAAFRAVAEFRQGA
- a CDS encoding M23 family metallopeptidase; its protein translation is MLLALLAGCDRGANPLIPQLRPVEGGWVSSEFGMREAHPVLGTMPGRLHEGYDFAVAEGSPIRATMAGEVVYAGWRGGYGKTVVVAHREGLSTLYGHARELLVSPGDTVAAGEVLALVGSTGLSTGPHLHYELRRHDVPIDPGGFLPDGTAPLPRPWSDDVPGAGSFPGASVGGPSTGAPPEPGQLWLEAAVECDRPARTWE